The sequence below is a genomic window from Haemophilus pittmaniae.
TGCGCGGATTATTACTGCCGGTGGAGATCCGCTGTATGTAGCACGGCGTTTATTGGCTATTGCTTCGGAGGACATTGGCAATGCGGATCCGCGCGCTATGCAGGTTGCGATCAGTGCCTGGGATTGTTTTACTCGAGTTGGGGCTTATGAGGGCGAGCGGGCGATTGCACAAGCGATTATTTATTTGGCGGTCGCCCCGAAAAGTAATGCCGTGTATAACGCGTTCAATGCAGCTAAAAGATTGGCTAGGGAATCGGCTGATTTTGATGTGCCACCGCATTTACGTAATGCACCAACGAATTTAATGAAAGAGTTGGGCTATGGTGCGGAATATCGTTATGCTCATGATGAGCCGAATGCTTATGCCGCAGGCGAAAATTATTTTCCGCCGCAATTGGCGCACACGCAGTTTTATTTCCCTAATGAGCGCGGAATGGAAATCCAAATTAAGGAAAAATTAGCGCGCTTACGCCAAATGGATGAAGCGGCGACCAAGAAGCGTTATTAGGCTTTGAGGCAAACGCCCCCTTAAAAATGGGCGTTTTTCTTAAAATCAATGCTAACTCATTGATTTTATTAGAGTTGGTTTTAAAATCAAAAATAGGGTATTGTGCCTGGCCGGTATGGCAAATTGTCATGCGATGTTAGAGTTAGATTTCCTATTCATTTTGCGGCTATTATTAGCCGCTCATTTTTTTAGAGGATGTTTAATGAAGGGCAAAAAAGCAAATTCCAAATTATTTCTTGTGTTATTACTCGGTGTATTGTCGGCTTTCGGGCCTTTTGTAGTGGATTTGTATTTGCCCTCATTACCGCAATTAGCAGATTACTTCAATACTCACGCCTCCATGACCCAACTGACGCTGACCACGGCGATGATTGGACTTGGAGTTGGGCAATTGTTTATCGGCCCATTAAGCGATAAATACGGGCGAAAAAAGCCGCTGATTATTTCATTGCTGATTTATGTGGTGAGTACCGTATTAATCGTATTTTCTCCGAATATCGAAAGCATGATTGTGTTACGCACACTGCAAGGTCTTTCTTCTGCCGGTAGCTTAGTCATTTCCCGTGCGGTAGCCACCGATTTATATCGCGGCCGTGAAATGACCCGTTTTTTCGGTCTACTGATGACGATCAATGGCTTAGCGCCAATTATCTCGCCAATTTTGGGGAGCATATTGATTGAATACATTAATTGGAAAGGCGTATTTGTCTTCTTAGCACTTTTGGGTATCGTGGTGTTGCTATTTTGTTTCCGTCTGCGTGAAAGCCTTCTTCCGGAAAATCGCCAACCGGGCTCGATCTTCGCGAGTTTTGCGACCTTTGGTAGCCTGTTAAAAAACCGTTTGTTTATGAGCTTTGTGGGTATTCAAACCCTGTTATTAGGTGCTATGTTCGCCTATATCGCAGCATCGCCGTTTATTTTTCAAACCTTTTATGGCCTCAATGCGGTGGCATTCGGGTTATGTTTTGGGTTAAATGGTGCGGCTTTAGTAATTGGTTCGACAAGAGGCGCTAAATTGACTAATCGCCGCGCGATGGTGCTTGGTATGGTTGGCTTTAGCGTAGCGGCAATTTATACGATTGCCATGTTGGTCATACAACCGCATTGGATTTTCGTGGAAATTGGTCTTTTCATTATGTTAATGATGATGGGCTTTACTTTCCCGGCCATTTCTTCTTTGGCTATGGAAAGTGAGCGACAAAATGCCGGTAGTGCTTCTGCGATGCTCGGCTTTGCACCGTTTTTCTTCGGCGGGATTGTTTCGCCATTGGTGGGTATCGGTAATATTTTCTATGCCACAGCGCTAGTGATTTTCTTCTGTGGCGTGCTGGGATTAGGCCTGTATATGCGAATTCGTCGCGCGATTGAAGGTTAATCTTGAGCCAAAATAAAAGCCGCATTGAATTGCGGCTTTTTTATTGGGGAAACGCCCCCTCGAAAATAAAAGTTTTTCTAAAAATAGGTGTTAACCCATTGATTTTATTAGAAATACTTTAAAAATCAGCTAATGCATTGATTTATTTCAGTTTTTCTAAACGGGCAATGGCAGCTTCATCGGATTGGCTTTGTAATTTCCACATCCGCCAGAATAGCAATCCTGCGGCTACGCTCAGTGCGATAATAAAGGCCACCCAGAAACCTTTTGCACCGATTGATGGCATTAGCCAATCGGTACGGGACAAGCAGTAACCGATAGGCATACCAAGCCCCCAGTAGGAGAAGAGGGTGATCCATAAAATGGTTTTGGTATCTTTATAGCCACGCAAGATGCCGCAAACTACCACTTGGGTTGAATCGGAAAACTGGTAAAGCGCAGTAATGATTAAGAGCCCGGATGCTAACGCAATAACTTGCGGTTCTTTGACGAAAATACTCGCGATGAAATCGCCCCACAATATTAAAATTGCCGCCATAACGGCTGCAATCAATAGCCCTATAAATAATCCGCCGTAGCTGATTTCTTTGGCATGTTGTATTTCTTTGGCGCCTAATGCTTGGCTCACCAAAATGGTACAGGCCATACCAATAGACATCGGGAACATAAACATAATCGAGGACACGTTTAATGCGATTTGGTGGCTGGCAACTACCTCAGCACCTAACGGTGAAAGCAATAGGGAACTGAGGGCAAATAAGGCCACTTCGCTACTTAATGCCACGCCAATAGGGAAGCCCAGTTTGAATAATTTGCTAATCGTAGCACGATCGGGCGCTTCAAAGAGCGGGGAGAATACTTTTAAGGAACGTTCGCTGTGATTTTTATAGGAATAAAGTAGCATCATCAATGCCATCAACCAGTTCACAATTGCTGTTGCGATACCACAACCGACCGCGCCAAAAGCAGGTAGTCCAAGTTTGCCGTAGATCAGTACATAGTTAAGCGGAATATTGACCAATAAACCACAGAAAGTAATTACCATGGCCGGTTTAGTTTTGGCAATGCCGTCATTTAAGCAACGAAAGTTAATCAGCAGCAGGTACCCCGGCAAGCCCCATAACATGGCATGCAGATAATCGGTGGTAATGCTCGCCATTTTGGCATCCATCTGCATATAACCTAAAACGCCGTCACTAAAATAGATCAACAGACCGATAGGAATGCAGCAAAGCATGGCAAGCCACAGACCTTGACGGACTTGGTGGGCGATCTTGTGACGCTGGCCGGAGCCGTTTAAATAGGCTACGGTTGGGGGAAGCGCCAATAAAATACCGTGGCCGAAAAGCACTAATGGTAACCAGATTGATGCGCCGACCGCAATTGCGGCCATATCGGTAGCACTCACCCGACCGGCCATGATGGTATCCACCAAGCCCATTGAGTTTTGTGCGATTTGAGCCAATAAAATCGGTGTAGCGATTTTTATTAGCTTACGAAGATCCGCGCCATCGCGGGAGAAAAGACTAACTTGCATAAGTTTGCTATACTGTGTCCGTTTTTTTGACGTAAGGAATAAAGAATGTTTACCGGAATCGTACAGGGCGTTGCCCAAATTCAGGCCATTAAAAAATCAGATCATTTTAGAACACAGACCATAAAATTACCACCGGCAATGCGTCAAGGATTGCAAGTCGGAGCATCCATTGCCAATAACGGGGTGTGTTTGACGGTGACACAAATTGACGGAGATTTGGTGAGTTTCGACATTATGCAGGAAACTTTACGCATCACTAATCTCGGCAGTTTAGAGGTGGGGGATTTTGTGAATATCGAACGCGCGATGCAGATGGGCGATGAAATTGGTGGGCATATTCTCTCCGGCCATGTTTATTGCACCGCGAGTGTTTCACATATTATTGAAACTGAAAATAATCGTCAGGTTTGGTTTAAATTGCCGAATAAAGATGTGATGAAATATATCCTTACCAAAGGCTTTATCGCCATTGATGGTATTAGCCTGACCATTGGTGAAGTTAAAGAAGATGAATTTTGCGTGAATTTAATTCCTGAAACCTTGCACC
It includes:
- a CDS encoding multidrug effflux MFS transporter gives rise to the protein MKGKKANSKLFLVLLLGVLSAFGPFVVDLYLPSLPQLADYFNTHASMTQLTLTTAMIGLGVGQLFIGPLSDKYGRKKPLIISLLIYVVSTVLIVFSPNIESMIVLRTLQGLSSAGSLVISRAVATDLYRGREMTRFFGLLMTINGLAPIISPILGSILIEYINWKGVFVFLALLGIVVLLFCFRLRESLLPENRQPGSIFASFATFGSLLKNRLFMSFVGIQTLLLGAMFAYIAASPFIFQTFYGLNAVAFGLCFGLNGAALVIGSTRGAKLTNRRAMVLGMVGFSVAAIYTIAMLVIQPHWIFVEIGLFIMLMMMGFTFPAISSLAMESERQNAGSASAMLGFAPFFFGGIVSPLVGIGNIFYATALVIFFCGVLGLGLYMRIRRAIEG
- a CDS encoding MATE family efflux transporter — encoded protein: MQVSLFSRDGADLRKLIKIATPILLAQIAQNSMGLVDTIMAGRVSATDMAAIAVGASIWLPLVLFGHGILLALPPTVAYLNGSGQRHKIAHQVRQGLWLAMLCCIPIGLLIYFSDGVLGYMQMDAKMASITTDYLHAMLWGLPGYLLLINFRCLNDGIAKTKPAMVITFCGLLVNIPLNYVLIYGKLGLPAFGAVGCGIATAIVNWLMALMMLLYSYKNHSERSLKVFSPLFEAPDRATISKLFKLGFPIGVALSSEVALFALSSLLLSPLGAEVVASHQIALNVSSIMFMFPMSIGMACTILVSQALGAKEIQHAKEISYGGLFIGLLIAAVMAAILILWGDFIASIFVKEPQVIALASGLLIITALYQFSDSTQVVVCGILRGYKDTKTILWITLFSYWGLGMPIGYCLSRTDWLMPSIGAKGFWVAFIIALSVAAGLLFWRMWKLQSQSDEAAIARLEKLK
- a CDS encoding riboflavin synthase, with the protein product MFTGIVQGVAQIQAIKKSDHFRTQTIKLPPAMRQGLQVGASIANNGVCLTVTQIDGDLVSFDIMQETLRITNLGSLEVGDFVNIERAMQMGDEIGGHILSGHVYCTASVSHIIETENNRQVWFKLPNKDVMKYILTKGFIAIDGISLTIGEVKEDEFCVNLIPETLHRTLIGKRQIGDLVNIEIDPQTQAIVDTVERYLQGRGL